Genomic window (Bacillota bacterium):
GTCAAACTCTTAACATGTGATGATGTGGTTCCTGTCTATACTGCTGCTGATAGGGTAAGAAAGAAGTTTGTGGGTGATGATGTCCATTTAAGAGGTTTAATAGAATTCAGCAGCTACTGCTGCAGGACTTGTTTCTACTGCGGGCTTAGAGCAGCCAACAATAAAATAAGGAGATTCAGGATGGAGCCTGGGGAGATCATAGAATGTGCAAGACATGCTGCAAACTGCGGGTTGAAAACCATAGTTCTCCAGAGCGGCGAAGACAAGTCCTTTGCAGTAAATGAGTTATGCAAAATAGTCAGTGAAATTAAAGGTATGGATGTAGCTGTAACACTCAGTATTGGCGAACTGTCAAAAGATGAATACGCTACCTTGAGAAAGGCAGGTGCAGACAGGTATCT
Coding sequences:
- the hydE gene encoding [FeFe] hydrogenase H-cluster radical SAM maturase HydE, whose translation is MSEFEILINVLENKHELDRTGLVKLLTCDDVVPVYTAADRVRKKFVGDDVHLRGLIEFSSYCCRTCFYCGLRAANNKIRRFRMEPGEIIECARHAANCGLKTIVLQSGEDKSFAVNELCKIVSEIKGMDVAVTLSIGELSKDEYATLRKAGADRYLLRIETSNEQLYERLHPGMSYKNRVRCLYDLKDLGYETGTGCLIGLPGQTPEMLADDLLFFKRLDADMIGMGPFIPCKIN